A window of Strigops habroptila isolate Jane chromosome 5, bStrHab1.2.pri, whole genome shotgun sequence contains these coding sequences:
- the LCOR gene encoding ligand-dependent corepressor isoform X6, with protein MVRLCTHHQKQFIRVLNDIYTEVQPDSEGQQFPESESMEASTCGSGCSQRSTENQDKGATCTESKAPSSSEPGQSGSDGPLHIMGQAPKQLAELKSLDRAESSSPALRRDFSELPVARLRSASPKDSSTQGYLSTLNSSSLHFHHAVKSLDGQQAAGHEQEVRKCEDSKEQLAGKTLMEGYISVKVANVNGNEDSLDSCLGSQKSSFRALPEESWDPSFAVTPPRRADKENTLQCSSNASLHQDLDAKEQDARPKQENHLHAVPKGKAGCQLHPADKGPLDKSKEGWLPTGAAPATHRTPGGHPRAKAASLRSTRKSKKASGLRINDYDNQCDVVYISQPITECHFESQRSVSSRRTARKSTRGYYFNGECCELPTVRTLMKSSQVEERGSGPALRTETLVSTKPSLVLSVGGSAGTGREGEKRVSLRLLAKGAPASREVKERAELGSVQPRDTRALRSREATMAMPFFSLSAPPSPQKEDSSAGSPPPGSPPAEGRETGVGGTMPQEAGSSLGSSGDSSGGGQPADFAALPISEAPTEEEGCPSSNLQTDPDPSATPEPKSPLQPTATADTAPLACDGARDPAQLPGVGDVEPSGLGLAEPCPCSPGCQALDEPLATTDRESPPEPPATLQCADMNKSIDAEPEAELSGTVGDSPLEQEETVLSSRALLKIPEGEAVQNNSPAGEKEPVEGETLPESDISDAAGKDSVSSKDSLDKKRKKSRRVLVASDRRLRSQQSQSPSEGSGEDAGSSSSVQLPCLQIKLSQSPGTKRFKREMHMDGAASTHFPNDCFPNVLLKTSEGLGTGQAPESIAEQQPGEENGVTTRQTYKSILAKETVAEGESSSTGDPPANSSQSQPGEMLEISIQADSEKRSILLPLESTVPANDAEQVDVKAGNASAKDKESSNSTRDMGKLENYEQVANSPPCPSSRGGSKHVPAKSAKHKKVALQFYNLRHTPTPLDTAKKSTPGKESMQAIPKPRDECSSGNDDSPVLEDIDTADSKPKFMEWCAEEENQELIAEFNAQYMKVQKGWIQLEKEVQPTPKVKNKADKLKEIWKSKKRTRKSRGSLEVQKLSPVQMLFMKAFKLSDICQWFLETTETRSLVIVKKLNTRLPGEIPPIKVPMQKYSSSSLYPSSLQAERLKKHLKKFAATTPARNNLKNQKLWAKIRENADKAEAEEATAPSQTSPTNAGTEDLSEDKTIQPAPSLPTQASTRILRKYSNLRGKLRAQHRMVKAEKKSDGPGDHPSLESKQSRKSVCINPLMSPKLALQIKADAFPAKSPSVDGMGKGRKGKSRSQEDPSPKADLQLNRKKRTLKESGSTQERSGSSTKDKLPAKKASKIKHSEVSTKAPATRKQAAMERSNKLARKMSLKEKRAPKRQLEKMRLPMRKGKENTSRRAVLLPGHEEMAKSPKQKPLGESSTRSQKMANKKPSGGKTLTRSMKKMQESSGSQGKRKLRAKVDCSHSKRSRLDPK; from the coding sequence ATGGTCAGACTGTGTACACATCACCAGAAGCAATTCATCCGTGTGCTAAACGACATATACACTGAAGTACAACCAGACTCTGAAGGCCAGCAGTTTCCTGAATCCGAGAGCATGGAGGCCTCTACTTGTGGCTCTGGTTGTAGCCAGCGAAGCACTGAAAATCAGGACAAGGGTGCTACTTGTACTGAATCAAAGGCCCCTTCTTCCTCAGAGCCAGGACAGTCAGGGTCTGATGGCCCCCTGCATATTATGGGACAAGCCCCGaagcagctggcagagctgaaaTCTCTGGACAGAGCAGAGAGCTCCAGTCCTGCTTTGAGAAGGGACTTCTCTGAGCTCCCCGTCGCCAGGCTTCGTTCTGCTAGTCCAAAGGATAGCTCCACCCAAGGATACCTCAGCACATTGAACTCTTCCTCTTTGCATTTCCATCATGCCGTAAAGAGTCTGGACGGGCAGCAAGCTGCTGGACACGAGCAAGAAGTCAGGAAGTGTGAGGACAGTAAAGAGCAGCTAGCAGGTAAGACTCTGATGGAAGGTTATATCTCGGTCAAAGTGGCGAATGTGAATGGCAATGAGGACAGCTTAGACAGCTGTCTGGGGTCCCAGAAGAGCTCCTTCAGAGCTCTGCCAGAAGAGTCCTGGGATCCCAGCTTTGCGGTGACCCCCCCTCGCAGAGCTGACAAAGAGAACACTTTGCAATGCAGCTCAAACGCATCTTTGCACCAGGACTTAGACGCAAAAGAACAAGATGCAAGACCAAAGCAAGAAAACCACCTGCACGCTGTGCCCAAGGGCAAGGCAGGCTGCCAGCTGCACCCGGCCGACAAGGGCCCGCTCGACAAGTCCAAAGAGGGCTGGCTGCCCACTGGTGCCGCGCCAGCCACCCACCGGACCCCCGGCGGGCACCCCCGTGCCAAGGCAGCCTCCCTCAGATCCACTCGGAAGAGCAAGAAGGCGTCGGGGCTGAGGATCAACGACTACGACAACCAGTGTGACGTGGTGTACATCAGCCAGCCCATCACTGAGTGCCATTTCGAGAGCCAGCGGTCGGTGTCGTCCCGCAGGACAGCGAGGAAGAGCACGCGGGGGTATTACTTCAACGGGGAATGCTGTGAGCTCCCGACCGTCCGCACGCTGATGAAGAGCTCCCAGGTGGAGGAAAGGGGGAGCGGCCCAGCACTGCGAACAGAGACCCTTGTAAGCACTAAGCCATCCCTGGTGCTCTCGGTGGGGGGGTCTGCGGGGACAGGACGGGAAGGTGAGAAGAGGGTTTCCCTGAGGCTCCTGGCTAAAGGGGCACCAGCCAGCCGCGAGGTGAAagagagagctgagctgggcTCTGTACAGCCCCGGGATACCCGGGCGCTGCGGTCCAGGGAAGCCACCATGGCCATgcccttcttctccctctctgctccacCTAGCCCCCAGAAAGAGGACAGCTCGGCTGGCTCACCGCCCCCCGGCTCCCCTCCTGCTGAAGGAAGGGAGACAGGAGTTGGAGGTACCATGCCCCAggaggctggcagcagcctgggctCCTCTGGGGACAGTAGTGGTGGCGGGCAGCCAGCCGATTTTGCTGCCCTCCCCATCTCAGAAGCACCCACTGAGGAGGAAGGATGTCCAAGCTCCAACTTACAAACTGATCCAGACCCCTCCGCCACCCCAGAGCCAAAGTCCCCCTTGCAGCCCACTGCCACTGCAGACACAGCACCCCTGGCCTGTGATGGTGCCAGGGATCCTGCCCAGCTTCCAGGCGTAGGGGATGTGGAGCCCAgcgggctggggctggcagagcccTGCCCGTGCTCTCCAGGCTGTCAGGCTCTTGATGAGCCCCTTGCCACCACGGACAGGGAGAGCCCTCCAGAGCCCCCTGCCACTTTGCAGTGTGCGGATATGAATAAAAGCATCGATGCTGAACCAGAAGCCGAATTATCAGGCACGGTGGGTGACAGCCCCCTTGAGCAAGAGGAGACTGTGCTGAGCAGCCGAGCCCTCCTCAAAATACCAGAAGGGGAGGCAGTGCAGAATAACAGCCCAGCAGGTGAAAAAGAACCTGTTGAAGGGGAAACACTGCCTGAATCTGACATCTCCGACGCTGCAGGGAAAGACTCTGTCTCTTCCAAAGACAGTCTAGACAAGAAAcgaaagaaaagcaggagagtGCTTGTGGCATCGGACAGGCGTCTCCGTAGCCAGCAATCCCAGTCACCCTCCGAGGGCAGTGGTGAGGATGCTGGTTCTTCCAGCTCTGTGCAGCTTCCTTGCCTTCAGATCAAACTCTCCCAGAGCCCTGGCACTAAGCGGTTCAAGAGAGAAATGCACATGGATGGGGCAGCATCCACGCACTTCCCAAACGACTGCTTCCCCAATGTGCTGCTCAAAACCAGCGAGGGGCTCGGCACTGGCCAGGCTCCAGAGAGTATCgctgagcagcagccaggtGAGGAGAATGGTGTCACTACCAGACAAACCTATAAAAGCATCTTGGCAAAAGAGACTGTAGCAGAGGGAGAAAGTTCCTCTACAGGTGATCCACCTGCTAACAGCAGCCAAAGTCAACCGGGTGAGATGCTGGAAATCAGCATCCAGGCTGATTCTGAGAAGAGAAGCATTCTCCTCCCTCTGGAGAGCACTGTGCCTGCAAATGATGCCGAGCAAGTGGATGTGAAAGCCGGCAATGCCAGCGCAAAGGATAAAGAGAGCTCCAATAGCACCAGGGACATGGGCAAGCTGGAGAACTACGAGCAAGTGGCCAACTCGCCTCCgtgtcccagcagcagaggtggaagCAAGCATGTTCCAGCAAAGTCTGCAAAGCATAAAAAGGTCGCCCTGCAGTTTTATAACTTAAGACACACCCCCACACCCTTAGACACTGCAAAAAAGAGCACACCAGGGAAGGAGTCTATGCAAGCGATCCCCAAACCGAGGGACGAATGCAGTTCAGGGAATGATGACTCCCCGGTGTTGGAGGACATAGACACGGCTGACAGCAAACCAAAGTTCATGGAGTGGTGTGCTGAAGAGGAGAACCAGGAGCTCATTGCCGAGTTCAACGCCCAGTACATGAAAGTTCAGAAAGGATGGattcagctggagaaggaggtgcAGCCGACCCCCAAGGTAAAGAACAAAGCCGACAAACTGAAAGAGatttggaaaagcaagaaaaggacaCGGAAAAGTAGAGGCTCGCTGGAAGTGCAGAAGCTTTCTCCTGTCCAGATGCTGTTTATGAAAGCCTTTAAGCTGTCTGACATCTGCCAGTGGTTTCTGGAGACAACTGAAACCAGATCTCTAGTGATCGTGAAGAAACTCAACACCCGTCTCCCAGGGGAGATCCCCCCCATCAAAGTCCCCATGCAGAAATATTCCTCCTCCAGTCTCTACCCCAGCTCACTGCAAGCCGAACGCTTGAAGAAACACCTCAAGAAGTTCGCCGCCACTACCCCAGCTCGGAATAACCTGAAGAACCAAAAGCTTTGGGCCAAAATTAGGGAGAACGCTGATAAAGCAGAGGCTGAGGAAGCCACCGCTCCCAGCCAGACGTCTCCCACCAATGCTGGCACCGAGGACCTGAGCGAAGACAAAACCATACAGCCTGCACCCAGCTTGCCCACGCAGGCCAGCACCAGGATCCTGCGCAAGTACTCCAACCTACGGGGCAAGCTGCGAGCCCAGCACCGCATGGTGAAGGCAGAGAAGAAGAGCGATGGCCCAGGGGACCACCCATCCCTGGAGAGCAAGCAGAGCCGGAAGAGCGTGTGCATCAACCCGCTGATGTCTCCAAAGTTGGCTTTGCAGATCAAAGCAGACGCCTTTCCTGCTAAATCTCCGTCAGtggatgggatggggaaggggcGGAAGGGGAAGAGCAGGTCCCAGGAGGACCCCTCGCCCAAAGCTGACCTCCAGCTCAACAGGAAGAAGAGGACGCTGAAGGAGAGCGGGAGCACGCAGGAGCGGTCCGGCTCCTCCACCAAGGACAAGTTGCCTGCCAAGAAGGCcagtaaaataaagcattcGGAGGTGAGCACGAAAGCTCCTGCCACCCGAAAGCAGGCTGCCATGGAGAGGAGCAATAAGCTGGCtagaaaaatgtctttgaaagagaagagagcCCCAAAAAGGCAGCTGGAGAAGATGCGGCTCCCCATGCGGAAGGGCAAGGAGAACACGAGCAGACGGGCCGTGCTGCTCCCTGGCCACGAGGAGATGGCCAAGTCCCCAAAGCAGAAGCCCCTGGGGGAGTCCTCCACACGGTCACAGAAGATGGCCAACAAGAAGCCCAGCGGTGGGAAAACCCTGACAAGGTCCATGAAGAAGATGCAGGAGAGCAGCGGGTCGCAGGGCAAGAGGAAGCTGAGGGCAAAAGTGGACTGTTCGCACAGCAAACGCTCGCGACTGGACCCGAAATAG
- the LCOR gene encoding ligand-dependent corepressor isoform X5 — MQRMIRQFAAEYTSKTSSTQDSSQPNSTKNQSLLKASLVASSPTAATAQNPVLSKLLMADQDSPLDLTVRKSQSEPSEQDGVLDLSTKKSPCAGSTSLSHSPGCSSTPGNGEDAAETIAIDSNNQPKSPLEKFMVRLCTHHQKQFIRVLNDIYTEVQPDSEGQQFPESESMEASTCGSGCSQRSTENQDKGATCTESKAPSSSEPGQSGSDGPLHIMGQAPKQLAELKSLDRAESSSPALRRDFSELPVARLRSASPKDSSTQGYLSTLNSSSLHFHHAVKSLDGQQAAGHEQEVRKCEDSKEQLAGKTLMEGYISVKVANVNGNEDSLDSCLGSQKSSFRALPEESWDPSFAVTPPRRADKENTLQCSSNASLHQDLDAKEQDARPKQENHLHAVPKGKAGCQLHPADKGPLDKSKEGWLPTGAAPATHRTPGGHPRAKAASLRSTRKSKKASGLRINDYDNQCDVVYISQPITECHFESQRSVSSRRTARKSTRGYYFNGECCELPTVRTLMKSSQVEERGSGPALRTETLVSTKPSLVLSVGGSAGTGREGEKRVSLRLLAKGAPASREVKERAELGSVQPRDTRALRSREATMAMPFFSLSAPPSPQKEDSSAGSPPPGSPPAEGRETGVGGTMPQEAGSSLGSSGDSSGGGQPADFAALPISEAPTEEEGCPSSNLQTDPDPSATPEPKSPLQPTATADTAPLACDGARDPAQLPGVGDVEPSGLGLAEPCPCSPGCQALDEPLATTDRESPPEPPATLQCADMNKSIDAEPEAELSGTVGDSPLEQEETVLSSRALLKIPEGEAVQNNSPAGEKEPVEGETLPESDISDAAGKDSVSSKDSLDKKRKKSRRVLVASDRRLRSQQSQSPSEGSGEDAGSSSSVQLPCLQIKLSQSPGTKRFKREMHMDGAASTHFPNDCFPNVLLKTSEGLGTGQAPESIAEQQPGEENGVTTRQTYKSILAKETVAEGESSSTGDPPANSSQSQPGEMLEISIQADSEKRSILLPLESTVPANDAEQVDVKAGNASAKDKESSNSTRDMGKLENYEQVANSPPCPSSRGGSKHVPAKSAKHKKVALQFYNLRHTPTPLDTAKKSTPGKESMQAIPKPRDECSSGNDDSPVLEDIDTADSKPKFMEWCAEEENQELIAEFNAQYMKVQKGWIQLEKEVQPTPKVKNKADKLKEIWKSKKRTRKSRGSLEVQKLSPVQMLFMKAFKLSDICQWFLETTETRSLVIVKKLNTRLPGEIPPIKVPMQKYSSSSLYPSSLQAERLKKHLKKFAATTPARNNLKNQKLWAKIRENADKAEAEEATAPSQTSPTNAGTEDLSEDKTIQPAPSLPTQASTRILRKYSNLRGKLRAQHRMVKAEKKSDGPGDHPSLESKQSRKSVCINPLMSPKLALQIKADAFPAKSPSVDGMGKGRKGKSRSQEDPSPKADLQLNRKKRTLKESGSTQERSGSSTKDKLPAKKASKIKHSEVSTKAPATRKQAAMERSNKLARKMSLKEKRAPKRQLEKMRLPMRKGKENTSRRAVLLPGHEEMAKSPKQKPLGESSTRSQKMANKKPSGGKTLTRSMKKMQESSGSQGKRKLRAKVDCSHSKRSRLDPK, encoded by the coding sequence TGAGGATGCAGCAGAGACAATAGCAATAGACTCTAACAATCAGCCGAAGTCTCCACTGGAAAAGTTTATGGTCAGACTGTGTACACATCACCAGAAGCAATTCATCCGTGTGCTAAACGACATATACACTGAAGTACAACCAGACTCTGAAGGCCAGCAGTTTCCTGAATCCGAGAGCATGGAGGCCTCTACTTGTGGCTCTGGTTGTAGCCAGCGAAGCACTGAAAATCAGGACAAGGGTGCTACTTGTACTGAATCAAAGGCCCCTTCTTCCTCAGAGCCAGGACAGTCAGGGTCTGATGGCCCCCTGCATATTATGGGACAAGCCCCGaagcagctggcagagctgaaaTCTCTGGACAGAGCAGAGAGCTCCAGTCCTGCTTTGAGAAGGGACTTCTCTGAGCTCCCCGTCGCCAGGCTTCGTTCTGCTAGTCCAAAGGATAGCTCCACCCAAGGATACCTCAGCACATTGAACTCTTCCTCTTTGCATTTCCATCATGCCGTAAAGAGTCTGGACGGGCAGCAAGCTGCTGGACACGAGCAAGAAGTCAGGAAGTGTGAGGACAGTAAAGAGCAGCTAGCAGGTAAGACTCTGATGGAAGGTTATATCTCGGTCAAAGTGGCGAATGTGAATGGCAATGAGGACAGCTTAGACAGCTGTCTGGGGTCCCAGAAGAGCTCCTTCAGAGCTCTGCCAGAAGAGTCCTGGGATCCCAGCTTTGCGGTGACCCCCCCTCGCAGAGCTGACAAAGAGAACACTTTGCAATGCAGCTCAAACGCATCTTTGCACCAGGACTTAGACGCAAAAGAACAAGATGCAAGACCAAAGCAAGAAAACCACCTGCACGCTGTGCCCAAGGGCAAGGCAGGCTGCCAGCTGCACCCGGCCGACAAGGGCCCGCTCGACAAGTCCAAAGAGGGCTGGCTGCCCACTGGTGCCGCGCCAGCCACCCACCGGACCCCCGGCGGGCACCCCCGTGCCAAGGCAGCCTCCCTCAGATCCACTCGGAAGAGCAAGAAGGCGTCGGGGCTGAGGATCAACGACTACGACAACCAGTGTGACGTGGTGTACATCAGCCAGCCCATCACTGAGTGCCATTTCGAGAGCCAGCGGTCGGTGTCGTCCCGCAGGACAGCGAGGAAGAGCACGCGGGGGTATTACTTCAACGGGGAATGCTGTGAGCTCCCGACCGTCCGCACGCTGATGAAGAGCTCCCAGGTGGAGGAAAGGGGGAGCGGCCCAGCACTGCGAACAGAGACCCTTGTAAGCACTAAGCCATCCCTGGTGCTCTCGGTGGGGGGGTCTGCGGGGACAGGACGGGAAGGTGAGAAGAGGGTTTCCCTGAGGCTCCTGGCTAAAGGGGCACCAGCCAGCCGCGAGGTGAAagagagagctgagctgggcTCTGTACAGCCCCGGGATACCCGGGCGCTGCGGTCCAGGGAAGCCACCATGGCCATgcccttcttctccctctctgctccacCTAGCCCCCAGAAAGAGGACAGCTCGGCTGGCTCACCGCCCCCCGGCTCCCCTCCTGCTGAAGGAAGGGAGACAGGAGTTGGAGGTACCATGCCCCAggaggctggcagcagcctgggctCCTCTGGGGACAGTAGTGGTGGCGGGCAGCCAGCCGATTTTGCTGCCCTCCCCATCTCAGAAGCACCCACTGAGGAGGAAGGATGTCCAAGCTCCAACTTACAAACTGATCCAGACCCCTCCGCCACCCCAGAGCCAAAGTCCCCCTTGCAGCCCACTGCCACTGCAGACACAGCACCCCTGGCCTGTGATGGTGCCAGGGATCCTGCCCAGCTTCCAGGCGTAGGGGATGTGGAGCCCAgcgggctggggctggcagagcccTGCCCGTGCTCTCCAGGCTGTCAGGCTCTTGATGAGCCCCTTGCCACCACGGACAGGGAGAGCCCTCCAGAGCCCCCTGCCACTTTGCAGTGTGCGGATATGAATAAAAGCATCGATGCTGAACCAGAAGCCGAATTATCAGGCACGGTGGGTGACAGCCCCCTTGAGCAAGAGGAGACTGTGCTGAGCAGCCGAGCCCTCCTCAAAATACCAGAAGGGGAGGCAGTGCAGAATAACAGCCCAGCAGGTGAAAAAGAACCTGTTGAAGGGGAAACACTGCCTGAATCTGACATCTCCGACGCTGCAGGGAAAGACTCTGTCTCTTCCAAAGACAGTCTAGACAAGAAAcgaaagaaaagcaggagagtGCTTGTGGCATCGGACAGGCGTCTCCGTAGCCAGCAATCCCAGTCACCCTCCGAGGGCAGTGGTGAGGATGCTGGTTCTTCCAGCTCTGTGCAGCTTCCTTGCCTTCAGATCAAACTCTCCCAGAGCCCTGGCACTAAGCGGTTCAAGAGAGAAATGCACATGGATGGGGCAGCATCCACGCACTTCCCAAACGACTGCTTCCCCAATGTGCTGCTCAAAACCAGCGAGGGGCTCGGCACTGGCCAGGCTCCAGAGAGTATCgctgagcagcagccaggtGAGGAGAATGGTGTCACTACCAGACAAACCTATAAAAGCATCTTGGCAAAAGAGACTGTAGCAGAGGGAGAAAGTTCCTCTACAGGTGATCCACCTGCTAACAGCAGCCAAAGTCAACCGGGTGAGATGCTGGAAATCAGCATCCAGGCTGATTCTGAGAAGAGAAGCATTCTCCTCCCTCTGGAGAGCACTGTGCCTGCAAATGATGCCGAGCAAGTGGATGTGAAAGCCGGCAATGCCAGCGCAAAGGATAAAGAGAGCTCCAATAGCACCAGGGACATGGGCAAGCTGGAGAACTACGAGCAAGTGGCCAACTCGCCTCCgtgtcccagcagcagaggtggaagCAAGCATGTTCCAGCAAAGTCTGCAAAGCATAAAAAGGTCGCCCTGCAGTTTTATAACTTAAGACACACCCCCACACCCTTAGACACTGCAAAAAAGAGCACACCAGGGAAGGAGTCTATGCAAGCGATCCCCAAACCGAGGGACGAATGCAGTTCAGGGAATGATGACTCCCCGGTGTTGGAGGACATAGACACGGCTGACAGCAAACCAAAGTTCATGGAGTGGTGTGCTGAAGAGGAGAACCAGGAGCTCATTGCCGAGTTCAACGCCCAGTACATGAAAGTTCAGAAAGGATGGattcagctggagaaggaggtgcAGCCGACCCCCAAGGTAAAGAACAAAGCCGACAAACTGAAAGAGatttggaaaagcaagaaaaggacaCGGAAAAGTAGAGGCTCGCTGGAAGTGCAGAAGCTTTCTCCTGTCCAGATGCTGTTTATGAAAGCCTTTAAGCTGTCTGACATCTGCCAGTGGTTTCTGGAGACAACTGAAACCAGATCTCTAGTGATCGTGAAGAAACTCAACACCCGTCTCCCAGGGGAGATCCCCCCCATCAAAGTCCCCATGCAGAAATATTCCTCCTCCAGTCTCTACCCCAGCTCACTGCAAGCCGAACGCTTGAAGAAACACCTCAAGAAGTTCGCCGCCACTACCCCAGCTCGGAATAACCTGAAGAACCAAAAGCTTTGGGCCAAAATTAGGGAGAACGCTGATAAAGCAGAGGCTGAGGAAGCCACCGCTCCCAGCCAGACGTCTCCCACCAATGCTGGCACCGAGGACCTGAGCGAAGACAAAACCATACAGCCTGCACCCAGCTTGCCCACGCAGGCCAGCACCAGGATCCTGCGCAAGTACTCCAACCTACGGGGCAAGCTGCGAGCCCAGCACCGCATGGTGAAGGCAGAGAAGAAGAGCGATGGCCCAGGGGACCACCCATCCCTGGAGAGCAAGCAGAGCCGGAAGAGCGTGTGCATCAACCCGCTGATGTCTCCAAAGTTGGCTTTGCAGATCAAAGCAGACGCCTTTCCTGCTAAATCTCCGTCAGtggatgggatggggaaggggcGGAAGGGGAAGAGCAGGTCCCAGGAGGACCCCTCGCCCAAAGCTGACCTCCAGCTCAACAGGAAGAAGAGGACGCTGAAGGAGAGCGGGAGCACGCAGGAGCGGTCCGGCTCCTCCACCAAGGACAAGTTGCCTGCCAAGAAGGCcagtaaaataaagcattcGGAGGTGAGCACGAAAGCTCCTGCCACCCGAAAGCAGGCTGCCATGGAGAGGAGCAATAAGCTGGCtagaaaaatgtctttgaaagagaagagagcCCCAAAAAGGCAGCTGGAGAAGATGCGGCTCCCCATGCGGAAGGGCAAGGAGAACACGAGCAGACGGGCCGTGCTGCTCCCTGGCCACGAGGAGATGGCCAAGTCCCCAAAGCAGAAGCCCCTGGGGGAGTCCTCCACACGGTCACAGAAGATGGCCAACAAGAAGCCCAGCGGTGGGAAAACCCTGACAAGGTCCATGAAGAAGATGCAGGAGAGCAGCGGGTCGCAGGGCAAGAGGAAGCTGAGGGCAAAAGTGGACTGTTCGCACAGCAAACGCTCGCGACTGGACCCGAAATAG